From Mucilaginibacter gotjawali:
TGGTGGCTTCACTGCCTTGCAAAATGGACGAAACCAGGCGTTCATATTTGGCAAGCAATTCACATTGAAAATTCCCGGGGTCAGGTTTTGAAAAGTGCTTCCCCGATGCCATGCCCATAATAAACCCATGACTGTTTTGCTTTTTTTCTTCCGTCTTTTTTGCCCACCTGCTCTCTGTTATTTTCATCAGCATATTATCTATCGCGTTGCCCAGGCGGTTATCCAACAAGAACTCCGTTACCAGTTTAAAAAACGAAGCTTTTACGGGCTTTGCCGTTGCTACACGCATATTTTTGTTTGGCAGAAACTCCCTGGTCCATGAGTTCTCCAAATAAAATTGCTCAAACACCAGGTCGCCCTGTAACGGGATTAATGTCCCTATTTCAATGGCGGTGTAAATGTTTTTTTCGGGTATTTCCAGTTGCTGTTCATCCACATAATAATTCATGCAAAAGTAATGCT
This genomic window contains:
- a CDS encoding nucleotidyltransferase domain-containing protein, which translates into the protein MPEVKENILATLAYFDMFNYPLTRAEVYVFLKRKYPYEEFEDALRCLTVNGVIHQFDRFYTLKKDHYQIIRRNEGNKMAAELIKVAGKIGNILVCFPYVRGIAISGSLSKNFADEFSDIDLFIITAKNRLWVARTIMHCFKKLTFLVKKEHYFCMNYYVDEQQLEIPEKNIYTAIEIGTLIPLQGDLVFEQFYLENSWTREFLPNKNMRVATAKPVKASFFKLVTEFLLDNRLGNAIDNMLMKITESRWAKKTEEKKQNSHGFIMGMASGKHFSKPDPGNFQCELLAKYERLVSSILQGSEATTTS